A region of Ochotona princeps isolate mOchPri1 chromosome 9, mOchPri1.hap1, whole genome shotgun sequence DNA encodes the following proteins:
- the LOC101528524 gene encoding olfactory receptor 7A10-like, translated as MEPRNHTWVVEFFLLGLSEEPGLQPLIFLLFLSMYLVTVSGNLLIVLAIHTDPHLHVPMYFFLANLSMVDICFTSTTVPKMLVNIQTQSKAISYAGCLTQMFFFLQFGGLDNFLLTMMAYDRFVAICHPLHYTVIMNPQLCMQLVLVCWVISVLAALLNSLLVLRLSFSTHVEIPHFFCELNQVVHRACSDTFLNDLMIYIAAVLLGGGPLAGILYSYSKIASSILAISSAQGKYKAFSTCASHLSVVSLFYGTALGVYLSSAVTQNSRSIATASVMYTVVTPMLNPFIYSLRNNDIQKAVKTHLREIFRWPFLSHSHKSDL; from the coding sequence ATGGAACCAAGGAACCACACATGGGTTGTGGAATTCTTTCTCTTGGGTCTTTCAGAAGAACCAGGATTGCAGCCTCTCATCTTCCTGCTAttcctctccatgtacctggtcactgTCAGTGGGAACCTACTCATTGTCCTAGCCATCCACACAGACCCCCACCTCCACgtgcccatgtacttcttccttgcCAACCTGTCCATGGTGGACATCTGCTTCACCTCCACCACCGTCCCCAAGATGCTGGTGAACATCCAAACACAGAGCAAAGCCATCAGCTATGCAGGCTGCCTCACACAGATGTTCTTCTTTCTCCAATTTGGAGGTCTGGATAATTTTCTCCTGACCAtgatggcctatgaccggtttgtggccatctgtcaccctCTGCACTATACAGTCATCATGAACCCCCAGCTCTGTATGCAGCTGGTTCTCGTGTGCTGGGTCATCAGTGTCCTGGCTGCATTGTTAAACAGCTTACTGGTGCTGAGGCTGAGCTTCAGCACACACGTGGAAATCCCTCactttttctgtgagttgaatcaGGTGGTCCACAGAGCCTGTTCTGACACCTTTCTCAATGACCTCATGATATATATTGCAGCTGTGTTGCTGGGAGGAGGTCCTCTGGCTGGGATCCTGTACTCTTACTCAAAGATTGCCTCCTCCATCCTTGCCATCTCATCAGCTCAGGGGAAgtataaagccttttccacctgtgcctctcacctctctgttgtttccttgttttatggAACAGCACTAGGTGTGTACCTCAGTTCAGCTGTTACACAAAACTCACGCTCAATTGCAACAGCCTCGGTGATGTACACCGTGGTAACCCCCATGttgaaccccttcatctacagtCTCAGGAATAATGATATCCAGAAGGCTGTGAAAACACATCTGAGAGAAATCTTCCGATGGCCATTTTTAAGTCATAGCCACAAATCAGACCTTTAA
- the LOC101523981 gene encoding olfactory receptor 7A10-like, giving the protein MYLITVTGNLLIILAILSDPHLHTPMYFFLTILSMVDVCFTSTTIPKMLVNIQTQSRSISYAGCLTQMFMFILFVGLDDFLLTVMAYDRFVAICHPLHYIAIMTPQLCVQLVLVCWVSAISLFYGTGLGVYLSASAATNSASTAAASVMYTVVTPMLNPFIYSLRNTDMKKALKRLLFPK; this is encoded by the exons ATGTACCTGATCACTGTCACTGGGAACCTGCTCATCATCCTGGCCATCCTCTCAGACCCAcacctccacacacccatgtacttcttcctcactATCCTGTCCATGGTCGatgtctgcttcacttccaccACCATCCCCAAGATGCTGGTGAACATCCAAACGCAGAGCAGATCCATCAGCTATGCAGGCTGTCTCACACAGATGTTCATGTTCATATTGTTTGTTGGATTGGATGACTTTCTCTTGACTGTAATGGCCTATGACCgttttgtggccatctgtcaccccctTCACTACATAGCCATCATGACCCCCCAGCTCTGTGTGCAACTGGTTCTCGTGTGCTGGG TCTCTGCCATCTCCCTATTTTATGGCACAGGACTAGGTGTGTACCTCAGTGCCAGCGCTGCCACAAATTCAGCCTCAACTGCAGCAGCCTCAGTGATGTATACCgtggtcacccccatgctgaaccccttcatctacagcctgagaAACACAGACATGAAGAAGGCTCTGAAAAGACTGTTGTTCCCTAAATGA